In a genomic window of Novosphingobium sp. KA1:
- a CDS encoding conjugal transfer protein TraW produces MAASSVTLAATSTIGRTWPIAEPDALSEIEGQAARVPDMTKAFGPRERWSAMKAASLGVAHADRNRTVVPFYTLDQDIRLPEGKLLYAKGYSFNPLAYVSLPQRLIVVHPRELDWALRTARPADFIVLAAGSPGDADAITLGERHGRALFLLEERVKARLGLTVAPVIVAQDGQKLVLTEVDRRKTDRRAVR; encoded by the coding sequence ATGGCAGCGTCGAGCGTTACTCTGGCAGCGACCAGCACCATCGGTCGTACGTGGCCGATCGCAGAACCCGACGCGCTGAGCGAGATCGAAGGCCAGGCGGCGCGCGTTCCCGATATGACGAAGGCCTTCGGGCCGCGCGAACGCTGGTCGGCGATGAAGGCGGCGTCGCTCGGAGTTGCCCACGCGGATCGGAACCGCACGGTGGTGCCTTTCTATACGCTCGACCAGGATATCCGCCTACCAGAGGGCAAGCTGCTCTATGCCAAGGGCTACAGCTTCAATCCGCTCGCCTATGTGTCACTGCCCCAGCGGCTAATCGTCGTGCATCCGCGCGAACTCGACTGGGCGCTGCGCACCGCAAGACCCGCCGATTTCATCGTGCTCGCGGCCGGCAGTCCTGGCGATGCCGATGCGATCACGCTCGGTGAACGCCACGGCCGCGCGTTGTTCCTGCTCGAGGAGCGGGTCAAGGCGCGGCTCGGCTTGACTGTCGCGCCGGTGATCGTCGCGCAGGACGGGCAGAAGCTCGTGCTTACCGAAGTCGACAGGCGCAAAACCGACCGGAGGGCAGTGCGATGA